Sequence from the Christiangramia fulva genome:
ACTGGTAATTTATGCCACTATGGGTACGGCTTCGACCTATATCCTTTAATAAATCATCAAAAGAATCATAGGTCCAGGTTCCATATATATCTTCCTGGATATCATCAACAAAATGATAGCTTGTTCCAAAATTTTGTTCCAGAATCTCAACTATTGAACCTGCGGCGCTCGGAGCTACTGCCGGGTAAGAAGGATGTTGCGGCGCTGGATATACGCCAACCCATCCAACATGGCCCAATACATCTTCAATATAGGTTACTGGTCTTATCAGACTGTACTCATATTTTGAACCAATAGCAACTATAATTGCATCAAACATGGCAAGACCTTCCTGCGCATAGAGTAGAGCCCCATTCTCCAGGCTAATACCCTCGTCCCTGGCAATTTTGGTGGTAAGCTTGATCATATGAGAAGGCACATTGTAATTGGTGAAAAAAATATCTTCCCAGGCATGACTAAGCACCACATCCTCACTGCTGATATTCTGGCTTATCAGGTAAACTTCTTCATTCATCTTATAAAAATCTGATGCCGGATCTTCCGAATAGGTTGGAGGCGCAGGAGGCATTGCGTAATCAAAAATTCCCGGAACGAAAGTCCTCAAATCACCCTGGCAAACTCCTGCTGCAGGATAATAATCGGGTGGAGTTGGCACCCAGCTTCCGGGTTCGCCTGTAGGAACGTAAGGATCACAAGGCAAAAATGTTCCATCTGTGGTACTCCACTCATAGATCGCATCAGCCACCTCACGTCCAAATTGTTGAGAATTCGCCAGCTGTTCCGCCGAAATACTGGCAAGAAATTCAGTATTAAAACTGGATTCAAGATCTGTTATTGCCTGAAGATTGACCGGTTGTGGATAATCGGAAAGTAACCTCGTTGCAAGTCTTGCCATCGCTGCATTAGCCGAAGCAGGCCAATAATAATCTTTTTTCTTTCCAACTTCAATAACATTGCCGGTAAGATAAGTATACATTGACTGGTATGACGGCATACCGGGAACTACCGATTCATAGAGGGACATGCCGCTATAAGCGAAAAGCCTTGCCGCCTGTGGTGGGAAATAGGGAGTGTCTTTACATAAATCGCTCAACAGGGAAAACCAGGAATTGGCTATTTCCCCACTATACTGCTTAGTATGGGAGAGCGCAGCTTTTTCTGCATTAACCTGGAGCAAACTCTCGTTCAAAACAGAGTCATTAGAGAGTTCTTCTTTCTGGCAACCTGAAATTAAAAATAGCAGGATCCAGAAAAGGGTCGGAATTTTTGGTTTAGTTTTCATTTTTACCTTTTTTACTTAAACAATTAGTTCACAAATCATTAGAGTAAATTTGGAAATTAAACCGGGTGTTCTGGTGGTAAAAAAACGACATTTTTTAGTCGTCAAACGTTAATTTTCA
This genomic interval carries:
- a CDS encoding vanadium-dependent haloperoxidase; protein product: MKTKPKIPTLFWILLFLISGCQKEELSNDSVLNESLLQVNAEKAALSHTKQYSGEIANSWFSLLSDLCKDTPYFPPQAARLFAYSGMSLYESVVPGMPSYQSMYTYLTGNVIEVGKKKDYYWPASANAAMARLATRLLSDYPQPVNLQAITDLESSFNTEFLASISAEQLANSQQFGREVADAIYEWSTTDGTFLPCDPYVPTGEPGSWVPTPPDYYPAAGVCQGDLRTFVPGIFDYAMPPAPPTYSEDPASDFYKMNEEVYLISQNISSEDVVLSHAWEDIFFTNYNVPSHMIKLTTKIARDEGISLENGALLYAQEGLAMFDAIIVAIGSKYEYSLIRPVTYIEDVLGHVGWVGVYPAPQHPSYPAVAPSAAGSIVEILEQNFGTSYHFVDDIQEDIYGTWTYDSFDDLLKDIGRSRTHSGINYQFSVDAGITLGRKVGEKVSSLPFKK